agagagagagcaaggggctggggataagATATACCCTTTCAGGGCCTGCCCACAGTGTCCTGTTCCTCCAAATAAGCCATCCCACCTAAAGTTTCTACTACTGCCCAATAATGCCATCATATAATGAGTCCATTAATGGATTCATTCACTGttgaggttagagccctcatgatccaatcacttccccaaaaccCCAACTCTGAACATGGCTGCTTTGGAGTCCAAACATGTAAAACGAGCCTTTGGGgcacattccagatctaaactataacactcAGTTAAGACTGCAATGAAAGGGAGCCATGGTAGAGGTGACTCAAAGGACATTCCTGAAGAACAGCTGAGCAGtctgtttctaaatttttatttccaaagcaACAGAATAGTTgccatctttgtttttaaaaaaaagtctttatgcaCCTAATGTAACTTTCTCAGGGCAGCTCATCTCAAACTTTTTCATTTCAGAACCCCTTTACTCTGAAGAATTACTGGGGACCCCAAAGggcttttattttatggattacATCTCTAGATGTATACTTTTTCAAAACTGAGacatttgatattatttcatataaCAATGTAATAATAAATTCATTACATTACTGTTACCTAAAcatattttgtttgaaaaataactatttttccaAACCACAAAATTAGTGAAAGATggtatcatttatatttttgcaaatcCTGTTAATGTCTGACTTATAGAAGACAACTGGGAACTCATCTGCTTCTGCTTTCAATCTCTTGTGATATGTTATGTGAAGGAAATATTTCAGATGAAATATTGAAGATTtggataaaaatgaatattttaattgccTTTTCAGATGATTATAGAGCTCTTAAATCATACCAGTAAGCTTTTTATCCTCTATTACATTAAAATCCATCAGTCTGTCTTGTccttgtggggttttttttctttgttcttttttttgggggggtctgGGGCTGTATTGTCCTTTGAATGAATCTTTTATCCATGTCTGAGTTTGTAACATTTTACAGTGGCCATTTGGAAAATACGGATTCATTGAAGTTAAATTTcatcctatattttaaaaagtcacatttgtGGATATCAGAAAAGGCTATAATGTAGCACAGGCTTTTCCAAAAAATTAACTTGCAACTGAAAGCTCACATTTTATCACTGGCAATGTATCCTACCAGGCCCCCCTACCTGCTAGAACTGATAGgctctcattcatttttaaaaaaatgcaccaTACACCAAGTCTGAATGGCCATAGTTTTTGTAGTTCTACTTTCAAGTAGTGTTCCATAAAAGAAGTGGCTGGCTCAGCTCCCAAGTTGTGTCCTCCTGGAGGCAGCCTGTGTTTTGGAGTGGAGATGGCAGCCTTCTAATACCTAGAGCTTTCATTTCTGCAAAACCAGAGAATCTTTCATCACTGTTTGATAGTATAGAGCACTGACTATTCAGTCAGCCTGAGGGAAACTTTCCTGATAGGACATTCTGCTAAGAACTTTATGCAGATCACTGACTAGCACTTGCCCTACAGTTCCAACTGTCTGCTCTTCTTGGCCACTACCCAGCATAACATAAGGGGCTCACACTGGGCTACCAAGAAAGAAGTCTTACTTGTTGCGTTTCATTCTGACAGAAAGTTATGGTGCAAGTCAGACATCTGAGTTAGCTGCTTGTAGTTTGTTCAAGGAGACACTTACTTGTTGTCACTTTTGTCCCTTAGAGCTCCAGTGGGAAACTGACTGACTTCCTGAGCTTCTACACACTCCCGTCCACAGTCATGCACCATCCTGCTCATAAGAGTCTCAAAGCTGCCTACTCCTTCTATAATATTCACACGGAGACACCTCTGCTGGACCTCATGAATGATGCACTCATTATAGCAAAGTTGGTGAGTGACTCACTCATTCCATTTTTGTGCAATCTGGTTCTTCAAGaatgtatatcaaaatacataaaacatctCATGTTGTTCTCTTCCACTCAGGTGGAATTCATGCAAGGTCCCACTCCTCCCCCATTGACAATGGAAGaatttttctgagtttcttttaaaacatagCAGATGTTTTTCATCATTGATTTTATTAcaatttaacaaaaaagaaatattgtacaAATTAAAAGCTTTTAACCCTTTTGTAAGAATATACAAAACTCATAAGgaatataaaatactttctcatAATATAAGGAAAAATACATGAGTAAATATGTGTGTTGAGTGAATATTTAGCCACAGTAAGTTTTCTGATTCAACTAAACAGCCTCTGAAtgttaaaatgaaaggaattaacttgaaaatacatatcttactttttatgttttctcagTGTAGAAATACAGGTAACTATTAAATTCTTGCTACAAATCAACatctttactttaaaaagaaattgaatcagcTGACATACATTTTGACAATAGACAGTGAATATGGGAAAATAATTGCTCATGAGAAATTGGAAAcagtactttaaaatgttttccttgcaTTTCTCTGGCATTTGATTATTGAAAACATTGTATAAATTTGGATCTCCAAATTGTATACTTTTGGATCTCCAAATCAACATTTTCATGATTGCTCATTTTCACCTACTTTCTCCAAGTGGTCAATAAGTAAAAaccctgagaaataaaaatttaggtGCTCCTTCTATATCACATTTTGCATAATATTactaacattttaagaaattaaaatgttaaacttaTTTTCCAGTGTCAGTCCAAGATAAACATGCTATTTAAAGTTCTTACAATTTTGGTTTCTTAGCAGTGGCTTCACTTAAATTAGACCTTAGGCCAGTCATTAATAATCCTAGAAATGCACCATCTAGACAATTGCTCCCTTCTGaatcaagaacaaaatattttatgaaatcttAATAGGTTATTTTTGTCAGGGCTAGCCATTtgaccacattttttaaaattcagcattttGAAATAACTTGCTGAATCTATCAGATTCACGACTAGCTTTTAAAGACAACTTTGTACAGACTTCTTAACCTATACTATACATTGCAGACATTTAAGTCCTATTATAATGCATATCCAACCAATTAGTAGAAGAATCAAATGTTAtgccaaaatatataatttctatagATAGTCCTTCAgcgttttaaattttaaatccttcTTTCTTTGGCAGAAAGGATTTGATGTATTCAATGCATTAGATTTGATGGAAAATAAGACCTTCTTGGAAAAACTCAAGTTTGGTATAGGAGATGGTAGTTTGCAGTATTACTTGTACAACTGGAGGTGTCCAGGAACAGATTCTGAAAAGGTAAGTGATGTTGAAAAAACCTTTGTAAAAACAGTAAATCTACCTAGCCAATTCTATCCTTGCTTCCCTTTGGATAAttctaaatagttttaaaatcacagatcttttgtactacattataaattaatttacttgttcttattatttcatttcttcccttcagGTTGGACTTGTACTACAGTAGATAGCTATTTTGATTTCTAGAACTCTGACATCCTCATTTGTTCATATCGTATTTAATGATTCCTGGAACCACCATTCCAACCATtccaaagaagaataaaagcacAACTTAAGTGAAATTGAAGTAGTCAGTAACAATCAGCAAAGATGAAAAAACACCCCATATGTGACCAGTTGTACACATTCCTAGTTAGAATGTtaaaatgcatcttttttttttttttctctgtttaccCACTTGTGGGAGGGATGAAAGGGTACAAAgagcacatttttttctgattttcgaAATTTTGGCTTTCTTGGTGAAGTAAGGGTACTTTTCCACTCTAGAAAAGGAACCGTTTTTCCACAAACTAAAGAGAAGTCACAGCATCGTGTAAGGAAATCTCTGCTATTGTGTGGAGATAAGCTGCTGCATTTCTACTTATTAAGTGGTGGTGTATTTGTCTGTATAATAGAACAAATGATCCAATTggaaaatttttacatatatcaCCTTACATGACATCACTGGGAACATTTATGGAATGACGAGTATGGAGCTAAATGAAAATGCACTGATTGCTAAGTACAGTATCACTCTATAGGCGAAGTTGCCAAATCAGTAAACACAGATTTGTACTTTGATCTTCAGCAGATCAGTAGATGGTTTCAAAAGCAAAGTTTGAGGCAAATAGTAAGTGTGCTCTCTGAAAGAGCACACGCCTGTGAATGACCAGACATTTCCACTGCTGCATCATCtccagtttcttctcagcaacatcAAGGATAcatgagggaaagaaaataaaagctctAAGGTCAAAACTAATGCCGGGTTGATTTATTAGTGCTATCAGGCATTGAtagtttgaatgtttttattacttATGCAAAATTGCACATATTCCTTTATGCTGACTTTTAATTTATCATGAACTGTCATGCTAATGGAAAATGTCTTATTTGTAAATAAGTATTCATAATTTTGTTACCGATGGTGTTTTTACctagaatttgaaaaacaaagtttcacagtgtacatgtatgtgtatatataccgccAGTAATCCAAGGGATAAATAAGATGCTAAACAAGGCTGCAGACTGGCCTTCACTCAAGTATCACAAAGTAGACACTTCTTCCTGCCTTTACTGTACCAGTGCCTCGGCTGCTCAGTCCAGAAAAAGTTAATTGCGTTAGAAAACAAAATGGCATTCCCCTCATCTTTTAAGTAATCCAGTAAAACCAGTCATTATCTTAATACCAGCCAGGGGCCATCAAAATATGGCTCCCAGGCTTAATCTGGTCCATCACTTGTTTTTGTACAGCCCACGAACTAAGaatgctttttatctttttgaataaTTGGGGGAAACAGTCAAAATTGACATTTTatgacatgaaaattatatgaaattcaaatttcagcatTCATAAAAAGTTTTCCTGGAACACAGCCACCCTTTTGTGTCTCACCTGTGGCCACTTCATGCTACAAAGGCAAATTGGAAATTTGTGACAGACCGTatggcctgcaaagcctaaaaCAGCTGCTAACTGGCCCTTTACAGGTTGTGGATCTTGATTTTCTAAGGAGTTGAAAACTACAGCTGTGGCACCCAAGACTGCCACTAGAGGGGACACTTGGGCCCCACAGTAGTGCTTAACAGATTAGCAATGTTCTTAAAGACACATGGAAGACTTCTCATTGCAGATGGTACAAACTCAGCTGCGTTACCATTCTTAACAGAAGGAGAAAAGCGTCAAGAAACAAAACTCTACCTATTGGAACACTTTATGGGAACACCAGCATTAATTAAGAATTTACGCAATCTGGATTCATGGCTCTAGTTAGGAATCATATTCCACTCATTTTTATGGCCGGTATTATTCAAATAGGTTTTCAAATAATTGCAGAATTGTCAGAAATTTTGTCATGAGCTTACCATTATACTGTTTCTTTAAAGATTCATTTACATATTCCAGTTGTTATAGAATTTGTTATTTTACTTGAGTCTTAAATACAATTATTTCTACATTGTCCTCTTTATAATTCAAGCAGATTGCCCGGGAACATTTTAAACTAGAGAATCAGTAAATATAGTATTTgcaaattttaaagaagtattttcctGTACTgtcttatataatgaaaatgctgGGTCTTTTCTTAATTTGTGCCAAGATGGCACTAAGTAAAATCTAAATGAACAGGTGGCATAATCCATTGAATCAACCAGATTTTAGGCTGAAATTCTGGTAAAGCCATTACCTTCCCCTCAATTATCGAAAGTAACTTCCAAATACACATTGTAGACACTTAACACAGAGCACTACGCAACATGTCTTAACCTGTCAAAACAAAATCTCATTTGAGAAccatgcttaatttttaaaaaatttacttcttgCCACACCTCACCTAATTaccattttttttggggggggggctcaCGTGTGTGCCTGCATGCACAGGCACACATGCTGGAAATTAAATTTGagggtctaccactgagctattcccctAGCCCCCATCATACTTTTTTTGGTAGATGGACACGTTTTGTCTTATGtggcacaggggattgaactcagtgcctcacatgtgctaggcaagtgctctaccactgagccacaaccccagccccccatcaTACTTCTTATACATGTTAGATTTCCAAGTAAGTTAACCATGTACAGGCAAGTGAATCCTCATTAAAAtactttatctgttttttttctatCCCCATTGGGACTTTATCCCAAGCTGATGTCTGTGCCTACCTAAAAAAAAGCCAAACTGAAATAAGttcaaaaaaaacccaaaaaaacaaaaaaaaataccttcTAAAGACAAAGTATTGCTTGGCGTTTAGTAGCTTTCCTTTAAAACTCAATGCTTCCAATCTAGTTTCACTGGCCCTACTTTGTAGAACCACGTTTACTGTGGCACATTTTCCAAGTTTGATGGGAAAATGTTAGTTAGGTGTTATAAGCTACAGATGTTCTTGCTAACAAGCATTGTACCAGCCTTTAAAACAGTgaatttatacaagcatggacaTTAGTTTCAATAAACttgttttcatattcatatttttgaatattttctgcaCCAACGTTTCTAGGTTTCAGCATGTCTGTGCCATTGTTTCAAACACTAGTACATACTTGAAGGAAACATCACTACACAGGATCccaatatacacacatatttttcactttatttgtttCAAGGCTTCATTACAAGGTGTCCTTTTATAAATTGCATGAAATGAAAAGTTTATACAGGATTACTTTGAAGTAGTTTTTTTACTTTTGGGTGGTTTCCTTATCTTATTAGGGTTAGgaatcaatttctttattttaagagGCTGTAAAGATACAGAGACTTGCTGACCTTCAAGTTTTCTCTTGTGCTTTGAGAGGTCTTCAAATGAAGTTTCCAAAGTCTCTTTGTCTTGGCTTCCCAAAGATTCAGTCTCTAAATTGTCTCCAGAATCTTCAATTCTGTCTTGAAGCCATGGTACAGTTAAACTGGGAACTCTGGGAATGATAGCTTTTACTTCATCCACAAAGTCAGTGGTGTGCTTTTTGAATCCCAGTGCTAGCACACATTTTAAGCCAATGACAGGGGCGAGCGTCTCACTGAGGCGGGGAACCTGACATGCAGGAACGATTCTGCTTACACTTAGCTGAATCAAGTGTGAGGTGATGATGGCAGGCTTGACTGACTTACACACTAAAACTAAGAGCAGTTCACTCCTTTCCAGGGCTCTGGTGACTTCATTAACACCGATAGCAAGCTGCTTCCTGACCTGCACAGGTGTCCACCCTGAAACTTGCTGGTTAGCTTCTGGCCTTTTGTCTTTCAGATCATCACTTATATCAACATCTAGGCTGCATCTTTCTACCCTGTGCTTCTTTATAAAaggtgtttttttcctttttttcttatcctCAATTTTCCGAAGTCCAATAGATTTAAACTTCTCCTCAAGTGTCTGTAATATGAAGTGTATGTCCTCTCTCTCCAGGGTGCTCCAACAGAGAGCATAGGGGTTGTTCAACGATGTCTTTACAACCAGAGGTCTTGTCTTGCGAATGGATCCCCTTGCCGGTGCTTGAGGGGCTGCAGGCATTTTGAAAGTCCTTTGCAGAAAAACAATGACAGTAGAACATTGAGGTCAGCTAGGAAAGCCTGTCTTGAGAATATCTTGGTTGTGTTTTTCTGATTCTTGATAAGCTATAGCAAGCCTAATTACATAGGTCCCACCTTTTCCCCATTTCTACAGGTGACCCTGACTTTCTTCATATATAGGCAATATGGGAATGTTTTATATCACTGCAATTACAGTGAAATCCCATTGTTTatcatttcacttatttaaaaatatttctatttgttcaTAATTAGCCTTTTACTAACTGTATGGTAGTCTTATAGATTTATTAGTATGTCTTAAATTACTCTCTAGTTGGGTTTCCCTTCATCTACTCTTACAGCATATATTTACTGATCTCTTGCTACAGGCCCTGGGGCTCATGGTGAACAAGACCCTGTGTCCTACACACAGGTCCACATCTGTAAGAGCCCCAGAAACCTCTGAATTAACCAGGTGTGCAC
This genomic stretch from Sciurus carolinensis chromosome 12, mSciCar1.2, whole genome shotgun sequence harbors:
- the Rpp38 gene encoding ribonuclease P protein subunit p38, whose protein sequence is MPAAPQAPARGSIRKTRPLVVKTSLNNPYALCWSTLEREDIHFILQTLEEKFKSIGLRKIEDKKKRKKTPFIKKHRVERCSLDVDISDDLKDKRPEANQQVSGWTPVQVRKQLAIGVNEVTRALERSELLLVLVCKSVKPAIITSHLIQLSVSRIVPACQVPRLSETLAPVIGLKCVLALGFKKHTTDFVDEVKAIIPRVPSLTVPWLQDRIEDSGDNLETESLGSQDKETLETSFEDLSKHKRKLEGQQVSVSLQPLKIKKLIPNPNKIRKPPKSKKTTSK